One region of Bdellovibrio bacteriovorus genomic DNA includes:
- a CDS encoding efflux RND transporter permease subunit yields the protein MSLPKISISRPIFTACVTIAIIVVGWASFKSMSVDLFPDVSIPVVTVQTTYPGAGPSEIETLVSRPIEEEVSTISGIKRLTSKSLEGVSQVIVEFNSSVDVKYAEQQVRDKVNIAKPKLPDDAEDSVIKKFDPSDTPILMVSLTANNLNDAQLFDIADQFIKPRLEQVNNVGAIEIFGGREREIHVILDRNKLRAREISVSQVAGQVGASGENIPSGKVEQQGGKELVFRGLGEFQSVPEISDTLVNLYGNEVPTRVADLGKVVDTMQDEKSRAYLNGEKALFLQVYRQSGSNTVRVADDVIKQLDRIGPELAKLDGAPKVQVVTNGSIKIKDNIYDVNETIIIGIVLTIITVFFFLGSARSTLITALSLPISLIGAFMIMKVAGFSINIVSMLALTLAVGLLIDDAIVVIENIYRRMELGEDSLTAAEKGTTEIQMAVMAITLVVIAVFVPVGTMSGTIGQFLKQFGMTVVFSMAISWFVAMTIIPMLTAYFGGAGHGAGHSPQDHNTLYGKTLGRLVRGFDRFQGWLENVYEKLLRVTLRHPLMTIGATFMVFVLSIYTVTKVPGAFITDDDSGEFAVTLEMEPGTSLDGMNKVADEVDNILRANPEVNYTAKIVGSLYGESNKSQFYVRMKDGKERGELTTEEFRDKIRKQLAGFTHANPVVKQYDASGGMGDQPFVLNIISADPKELEASATKVLATMKADPRFKDVDSNFRPGKPEMQVHVKPGAAKLYGINTKTMGGELRAQVEGLTPAKFREKGREYEVRVRLLPEQRDIKQAFNQVYVPNVNGKLVKLSDVATGDLATGPASIERQDRGRYIQVTAGLAPGVGLSDAVNDVVKSMTTGPNAFPPSVRYTFGGDAENMQELMTSTVLALGFAIMFIYLILSSLYESFITPITIMVALPLALCGAFLGLFLMSETLTIFAIFGFFMLIGVAGKNGILLVDYTNQMMAQGKSRAEALVEAGKTRLRPILMTSFALIAGTLPVAIGMNEASKTRTAMGVAIIGGMISSTILTLIVVPAVFTYVDRFRIWANNLGSRFTTHMKKEKADRHVEVKVGSESKGSVESNEVGLSEG from the coding sequence CGTCGAGTTCAATAGCTCGGTCGACGTGAAGTACGCTGAACAACAAGTGCGTGATAAAGTAAATATCGCAAAACCAAAACTTCCAGACGATGCTGAAGATTCTGTGATCAAAAAGTTTGACCCGTCAGACACCCCGATTTTGATGGTGTCTTTAACGGCGAACAACCTGAATGATGCGCAACTTTTCGATATCGCGGACCAGTTTATCAAGCCACGTCTTGAGCAAGTGAACAACGTCGGTGCCATCGAAATCTTCGGGGGCCGTGAGCGTGAGATTCACGTGATCTTGGATCGCAATAAGCTGCGTGCGCGTGAAATTTCTGTCAGCCAAGTGGCTGGCCAAGTCGGCGCTTCAGGCGAAAATATTCCCAGTGGTAAAGTGGAACAACAAGGTGGTAAAGAGCTTGTGTTCCGTGGTCTGGGAGAGTTCCAGTCCGTGCCCGAAATTTCAGACACTCTTGTGAATCTTTACGGAAACGAGGTTCCAACACGTGTCGCTGATCTAGGTAAAGTTGTCGATACCATGCAGGATGAAAAATCCCGCGCTTATTTGAATGGCGAAAAAGCGTTGTTCTTACAAGTGTATCGTCAATCCGGCTCAAACACCGTGCGTGTGGCTGACGACGTTATTAAACAATTAGATCGTATCGGACCTGAATTGGCGAAGCTTGATGGTGCGCCCAAAGTTCAAGTCGTGACGAATGGTTCAATCAAAATTAAAGATAATATCTATGACGTGAATGAAACGATCATTATCGGTATCGTTCTTACGATCATCACCGTGTTCTTCTTCCTGGGCAGTGCGCGTTCAACATTGATCACAGCCCTTTCGCTTCCGATTTCCTTGATCGGTGCCTTCATGATTATGAAGGTGGCAGGATTCTCGATTAACATCGTATCGATGCTGGCATTGACTTTGGCCGTAGGTCTTCTGATCGACGACGCCATCGTGGTTATCGAAAATATTTACCGTCGTATGGAGCTCGGCGAGGACTCACTGACAGCGGCAGAAAAAGGAACAACGGAAATTCAAATGGCCGTTATGGCCATCACTCTGGTTGTTATCGCCGTATTCGTGCCGGTAGGTACAATGTCGGGAACTATCGGCCAGTTCTTAAAACAGTTCGGTATGACTGTCGTGTTCTCTATGGCTATCAGCTGGTTCGTGGCGATGACGATCATTCCAATGTTAACGGCTTACTTTGGTGGTGCAGGTCACGGTGCCGGTCATTCTCCGCAAGATCATAATACACTTTATGGTAAAACGCTGGGTCGCTTGGTGCGTGGGTTTGACCGCTTCCAAGGCTGGTTAGAAAACGTTTACGAAAAGTTATTGCGTGTGACTTTACGTCATCCATTGATGACGATCGGTGCGACCTTCATGGTGTTCGTACTTAGTATCTATACTGTCACTAAAGTTCCTGGTGCCTTTATCACGGATGACGACTCGGGTGAGTTCGCCGTCACATTGGAAATGGAACCGGGCACAAGCTTAGATGGTATGAATAAAGTGGCGGATGAAGTGGATAATATTCTTCGCGCGAACCCTGAAGTGAACTACACCGCGAAAATCGTGGGTAGCTTGTACGGGGAGTCTAATAAATCACAGTTCTACGTGCGTATGAAAGACGGCAAAGAGCGTGGTGAGTTAACGACGGAAGAATTCCGCGATAAGATTCGTAAACAATTAGCGGGTTTCACTCATGCAAATCCGGTTGTGAAACAGTACGATGCGTCCGGCGGTATGGGTGATCAACCATTCGTTTTGAATATTATCTCTGCAGATCCCAAAGAATTGGAAGCTTCAGCAACGAAAGTTCTCGCGACAATGAAGGCGGATCCGCGCTTTAAAGACGTGGATTCTAACTTCCGCCCTGGTAAACCCGAAATGCAAGTGCATGTGAAACCAGGAGCTGCAAAATTATACGGTATTAACACGAAAACAATGGGTGGCGAATTGCGTGCTCAAGTGGAAGGTTTAACACCGGCTAAGTTCCGTGAAAAGGGACGTGAATATGAAGTGCGTGTGCGTCTGTTGCCAGAGCAACGTGATATTAAACAAGCCTTCAACCAAGTTTATGTTCCCAACGTGAACGGAAAATTAGTGAAGCTTTCTGACGTAGCGACAGGCGACTTGGCGACGGGCCCTGCATCTATCGAACGTCAAGACCGTGGTCGTTATATCCAAGTGACAGCGGGTCTTGCGCCGGGCGTAGGTTTAAGTGATGCCGTGAACGACGTTGTTAAATCTATGACAACGGGTCCAAATGCTTTCCCTCCAAGTGTGCGTTACACATTCGGTGGTGATGCGGAAAACATGCAAGAGCTTATGACATCAACGGTTCTGGCTCTTGGATTTGCGATCATGTTCATCTACTTGATCCTTTCAAGTCTGTATGAGTCCTTCATCACGCCGATCACGATCATGGTGGCCTTGCCACTGGCTCTGTGTGGTGCGTTCCTGGGCTTGTTCTTGATGAGCGAAACATTAACGATCTTTGCGATCTTTGGTTTCTTCATGTTGATCGGGGTTGCCGGTAAGAACGGTATCTTGCTTGTCGACTATACGAACCAAATGATGGCGCAAGGTAAATCCAGAGCGGAAGCTTTGGTCGAAGCTGGTAAGACACGTCTTCGTCCGATTTTGATGACTTCCTTTGCATTGATCGCAGGTACACTGCCTGTGGCGATCGGTATGAATGAGGCTTCGAAAACTCGTACGGCGATGGGTGTGGCAATTATCGGCGGTATGATTTCATCAACGATTTTGACTTTGATCGTCGTACCTGCGGTGTTCACTTATGTCGATCGCTTCAGAATTTGGGCTAATAACCTGGGTTCTCGATTCACGACACATATGAAGAAAGAAAAAGCAGATCGTCATGTTGAAGTGAAAGTGGGCTCTGAATCGAAAGGTTCTGTCGAGTCCAACGAAGTAGGTTTGTCAGAAGGATAA